Below is a window of Impatiens glandulifera chromosome 2, dImpGla2.1, whole genome shotgun sequence DNA.
CCACCGGCCTctccttcctcttcctcctcgCCGCCGTCTCCATTGCTCTATCTCTCGCCGGAGCTCAACCGGCACCCGGATACTACCCGAGCTCCAAAGTCCCCACACTTGGATTCAATCAGGGGTTCAGAAACCTATGGGGTCCTCAGCACCAGACCATAAACCAGGGAGACTTAACCATCTGGCTCGATCGAAGCTCGggtaattataatcaaacacattttctaactaattaagataattataactcaaatattatatatatatgtataggAAGCGGGTTCAAGTCGCTCACTTCGTATAGGTCGGGTTACTTTGGGGCATCCATCAAGCTTCAATCCGGTTATACTGCTGGCGTCATTACTTCATTATATGTAATTAGACCTTCCTTCTTTCCTacccaattaattaattatttattaaattatacaaaaaaaaaaaatttgtatctCAAAATTCGATTCTCACTAAAATCGCAGTTATCGAACAATGAGGATTACCCGGGTAATCACGACGAGATAGACATAGAGTTTTTGGGGACGACTACGGATAAACCATACGTGTTGCAGACAAATGTGTACATCCGAGGGAGTGGGGATGGACATATTGTCGGACGAGAGATGAAAATTCATCTATGGTTTGATCCGACACAGGCTTTTCATCGCTACGCTATTCTTTGGAATccaaatgaaattatgtatgTATACAATTCTCAACCAATCTTCTTTATCtgattttaattgaattatcaTATGAAAAAAAGACATTACTTTAAGTGGGTCATGAGTCAATTgacaagataaaataaattttatttttataacattttaaaaatgtataaggatatttcattatttgtttattcTAACATATAAAGACTGGGCCTTCCTTTCAGGCCAACCATAAAAATGGCAGTTGAAAAGGATAAAAGAATAAAACAGTACCTGAAATTTgtcaaaagtaaaaataaaagtcttcctttttaaaataatataatatttatttatgtggaattaatagaaaatagttAGACTAAATATTTGTAACTTTTGACATAATGTTGACACTTCAGTCAAAATTTAGTTGaatagaataaaattttaaagtttaatgaacactatttaatcaaaattattgaaatattacaattatgttaatcctaattaaattattgatgGAGTGTCATATCGACCACCTAAAATTGTCATTTGGCAATGATGTTGATACGCCTGTCTCCTTGCCAAAAACATCTTAGTCCTTAAAATTTGTTCCTCTTCCCACAAATCTTTAATTTATCACTATATTTGTCCATCTCTTTTAACTTTTTCTCTTGTCATTTAACCGTGATTGATTGATAGATTCTTTGTGGACGACATCCCCATAAGAAGGTATCCAAAGAAGAGCGACGCGACATTCCCAAACAGGCCCTTATGGGTATACGGTTCCATATGGGACGCTTCTTCCTGGGCCACTGAAAACGGAAAATACAAGGCAGACTATAATCACCAACCATTTGTTGGTCGATACAATAACTTCAAACTCGGTGGTTGCCCCGCCAATGGGCCTTCCTCTTGTGGGTCACCTTGGGGAACGTCATCGGGCCCTGTTGGTCTTAGCCGCCAGCAATACGCGGCCATGAGCTGGGTTCAGAGGAACTATTTGGTCTACGACTATTGTCATGACCCGAGGAGAGACCACACTCAAATACCCGAGTGCTAAAGATGGAAATTGATCCTATCAAATTTATCATAATGTgtgattattttgttttcaatgttatttttatttgaaaattgtaaGCATGTTATACACATCTCGATTATTGAGGATATGTTTGGATTGGGGGAGTTTGAGACGGGTCTGCTAGCCAATAATGAAAAGGCGGTTGAGCGTCCAAACCTCCAAAATGTATGAATCTTTATATATTACTATTGTATTACTATTGAAATAATGAAaacttaatttcatattattattgtataattaatGTACTTATATTGGGGACATTATTATCTAGATAAAAATAGTGAGTAATTGTAAGTCATTGAACCAACCAGGTCATAACGGGCCTTAAACCTGTGCGAATTCTTCACCATAAGTTGAAGTTTTGAACCTTCTTTTTACTTATTCTGCCCAAAACCCAATTTCGCCTAGCCCAAGACATTATGTCTCAATCCAGAATCGAGATTCTAACCTATCTATAAGCAAGAAAATTCAAGTttggttatttttttcttttaaagtataaatattaaataaataaaataaatgtttttaattaataaattgattagattgattgatatagatagatagatagatagatagataaaaaaaaattatacaaaaataatttaaataacctcAATAGTAAATTTAGCTTTGCACACACATATGTTTGATCTATGTTAGAGTTCAATGGGCTTCAGCCCAccttcacaaaaaaaataaaaatattacagtcccttaatttttcaatttttcaatttaaatgacTATTTGcttttataattcaaaaatatatataaacaaaacatatacattaatacatttattttatctataatttccTCTTAAAGTCcactacaaatatttttttaagcataTAGCAACTCTAATTTCTAAACTTTGTGTATATTTACATacattttaactaaaatataagcttttttttattttaataatttgattaaccTTCTAGAATTTAAGTGTCAAAAATCACGAATAAAATACCACACATCAAAAgtcatgttaatttttttaatttacaaaagaaTAAATGTTGATGAACAATAAAAGACTCTATAacaaaact
It encodes the following:
- the LOC124927081 gene encoding xyloglucan endotransglucosylase/hydrolase protein 31; translation: MATGLSFLFLLAAVSIALSLAGAQPAPGYYPSSKVPTLGFNQGFRNLWGPQHQTINQGDLTIWLDRSSGSGFKSLTSYRSGYFGASIKLQSGYTAGVITSLYLSNNEDYPGNHDEIDIEFLGTTTDKPYVLQTNVYIRGSGDGHIVGREMKIHLWFDPTQAFHRYAILWNPNEIIFFVDDIPIRRYPKKSDATFPNRPLWVYGSIWDASSWATENGKYKADYNHQPFVGRYNNFKLGGCPANGPSSCGSPWGTSSGPVGLSRQQYAAMSWVQRNYLVYDYCHDPRRDHTQIPEC